One genomic window of Terriglobia bacterium includes the following:
- a CDS encoding septal ring lytic transglycosylase RlpA family protein: MRRLAFVIASLVFLSACGHKNVRVKAPQPGSISPSELEGLASYYAEPYNGRKTANGEIFDTYQQLTAAHRTLPFNTMVRVTNKTNGRQVDVRINDRGPFVKGRVIDLSLLAAKQIDLVGPGIAPVKLIVLKEGEFAKAPIPPAPFAVQVAAFENQKKAEELAKKLEKKYMGVTVQPTSADKVLYRVRIGEPDMETANKIVAELRSHDLKPFVVRLATED, from the coding sequence GTGCGTCGTCTGGCATTCGTTATCGCGTCGCTCGTTTTTCTGTCGGCTTGCGGGCACAAGAATGTTCGGGTCAAGGCGCCCCAGCCGGGTTCCATCTCACCCTCGGAACTGGAAGGCCTGGCATCCTACTATGCCGAGCCTTACAACGGCCGGAAAACCGCGAACGGCGAAATCTTCGACACCTACCAGCAATTGACGGCCGCGCATCGCACGCTTCCGTTCAACACGATGGTGCGCGTCACGAACAAAACCAACGGCCGCCAGGTGGATGTGCGGATCAACGATCGCGGGCCGTTTGTCAAAGGCCGGGTCATCGACCTGTCGTTGCTCGCTGCGAAACAGATCGACCTGGTCGGGCCGGGAATCGCACCCGTCAAGCTCATTGTGCTGAAGGAAGGCGAATTCGCGAAGGCGCCGATCCCGCCTGCGCCGTTTGCGGTACAGGTGGCTGCATTCGAGAACCAGAAGAAAGCCGAAGAATTGGCGAAAAAACTCGAGAAGAAATACATGGGTGTAACCGTTCAACCCACGTCTGCAGATAAGGTGTTGTACCGGGTTCGCATCGGCGAGCCCGATATGGAGACCGCAAACAAGATTGTCGCGGAACTTCGCAGCCACGATCTGAAGCCGTTCGTCGTAAGATTGGCAACAGAAGATTAG
- a CDS encoding class I SAM-dependent methyltransferase, translating to MRALLSRLTHSSRLESPELETAEQIDAFIDSRALEYATKIEDDFVKRALGLGVDGGMILDVGTRVGLIVLKVLWQNENFYAIGMDRSSLMIDRARETATAWELEERAFFQVGDARKMRLKTGYFDLVISDSTLHVFDDPLSVLQEMGRVLKPRGGLLIRDLKRPRRFQMQRAIETHTARYGSRMRAHVETTLRAGFTRGEIEGLLQASGLERVRLTEDETHFLIERTGESDPNSWIKAREQYR from the coding sequence GTGCGCGCTCTGCTCTCCCGGCTGACACACTCCTCGCGGCTGGAATCTCCCGAGCTCGAAACGGCCGAACAGATCGATGCCTTCATCGATTCACGCGCCCTCGAATACGCCACGAAAATCGAAGACGATTTCGTCAAACGCGCTTTGGGACTTGGCGTCGACGGCGGCATGATTCTCGACGTGGGCACACGTGTCGGGCTGATCGTCCTCAAAGTGCTCTGGCAGAACGAAAACTTTTACGCCATCGGCATGGATCGATCGAGCCTGATGATCGATCGCGCCCGGGAGACGGCTACGGCCTGGGAACTTGAAGAACGCGCGTTTTTCCAGGTCGGCGATGCGCGGAAAATGCGGCTGAAGACGGGCTATTTCGATCTCGTCATCTCCGACTCGACACTGCATGTGTTCGACGATCCGTTGTCCGTCCTGCAGGAAATGGGCCGCGTTCTGAAACCAAGAGGGGGTCTCCTGATTCGCGATCTCAAGAGACCGCGCCGGTTTCAAATGCAGCGCGCCATCGAGACGCATACCGCGAGATACGGCAGCCGCATGCGGGCGCATGTCGAGACAACTCTCCGCGCGGGATTCACACGCGGTGAAATCGAAGGACTTCTGCAGGCTTCCGGACTGGAGCGTGTACGACTGACGGAAGACGAAACCCATTTCCTGATCGAACGCACCGGCGAAAGCGATCCCAATTCCTGGATCAAGGCGAGGGAGCAATACCGGTGA